One window of Peteryoungia desertarenae genomic DNA carries:
- a CDS encoding 5' DNA nuclease, whose product MAGTKGEKNEGKSVDPADVGFVSDVLKDLPSMPLHPLLVHPTAAMATATVIGLGLATQLSSAWLGSMQGALDASKRFAKRLEEEGSAEQRDPQQASGPAEDAAVAAPIVKSVGATAPKAKPAKPAAPAAAKAKPVKVGPKVAEPATEKTAKAAKASSAKVAVAKNATSAKRSGKMSDLKIIDGIGPKLEQMLNGKGIRTVAEMAALTEAEVKSLDSELGLDGRALRDDWVGQAKALCGRKK is encoded by the coding sequence ATGGCTGGCACGAAGGGTGAGAAAAACGAAGGCAAGTCGGTGGATCCGGCAGACGTCGGTTTTGTCTCCGACGTGTTGAAGGATCTGCCGAGCATGCCTCTTCATCCCTTGCTGGTCCATCCGACAGCGGCCATGGCGACGGCCACGGTCATTGGTCTGGGTCTGGCGACCCAGCTCAGTTCCGCTTGGCTGGGTTCCATGCAGGGTGCTCTTGATGCCTCGAAGCGTTTTGCGAAGCGTCTTGAGGAAGAGGGGAGCGCTGAACAACGCGATCCGCAGCAGGCATCGGGTCCTGCAGAAGATGCCGCCGTGGCTGCACCAATAGTGAAATCGGTTGGGGCGACAGCACCAAAAGCCAAGCCTGCAAAACCGGCTGCCCCGGCAGCAGCAAAGGCAAAGCCGGTGAAAGTTGGACCGAAGGTTGCTGAGCCTGCGACCGAAAAGACAGCAAAGGCAGCAAAGGCATCTTCGGCCAAGGTTGCTGTTGCAAAGAATGCTACATCCGCTAAACGCTCCGGCAAGATGAGTGACTTGAAGATCATTGACGGCATCGGGCCGAAGCTGGAGCAGATGCTGAACGGGAAGGGCATCCGGACAGTCGCCGAAATGGCGGCCTTGACGGAGGCAGAAGTTAAGTCGCTCGATAGCGAGCTTGGTCTTGATGGTCGCGCTTTACGCGATGATTGGGTTGGCCAAGCCAAGGCACTGTGTGGACGCAAGAAGTAA
- the nuoG gene encoding NADH-quinone oxidoreductase subunit NuoG — protein sequence MAKLKVDGKEIEVPDHFTLLQACEEAGAEVPRFCFHERLSVAGNCRMCLVEVKGGPPKPAASCAMGVRDIRGGPNGELPEVYTNTPMVKKAREGVMEFLLINHPLDCPICDQGGECDLQDQAMAFGIDSSRYTENKRAVEDKYIGPLVKTVMNRCIHCTRCVRFTTEVAGIAELGLIGRGEDAEITTYLEQAMTSELQGNVVDLCPVGALTSKPFAFTARPWELNKTESIDVMDALGSAIRVDTRGREVMRIMPRINEQVNEEWISDKTRFIWDGLKTQRLDRPYVKKDGRLQAATWAEAFAAVKSAVSATTADKIGAVAGDLASVEEMYALKSLMASLGSVNIDCRQDGTALDPSRGRSSYLFNTGIEGIEAADAILIVGANPRYEAAVLNARIRKRWRRGGLAIGVIGEGGDLRYPYEYLGAGTETLADLVAGKHAFAEALKAAKAPMIIIGQGALMGDAGNAVLANAASLAVSVGAVTDEWNGFAVLHTAAARVGGLDLGFVPGEGGVKARDMLSALDVVFLLGADELDFSGKSAKCVVYIGSHGDQGAHNADIILPAAAYTEKSGTWVNTEGRVQMGNRAAFAPGDAREDWAVLRALSDVLGKKLPYDSLAQLRMKLYADHPHFAEIDEVAAGSSADIAALAKKPGKMGKSVFASPIKDFYLTNPIARASAVMAECSALARNNFQAAAE from the coding sequence ATGGCAAAGCTGAAAGTCGACGGTAAAGAGATCGAGGTTCCGGATCATTTCACGCTATTGCAGGCGTGCGAGGAAGCCGGCGCCGAGGTTCCGCGCTTTTGTTTCCATGAACGACTGTCGGTTGCCGGTAATTGCCGGATGTGCCTTGTCGAGGTGAAGGGTGGCCCGCCGAAGCCGGCTGCCTCCTGCGCCATGGGCGTGCGCGACATCCGTGGCGGTCCGAACGGCGAACTGCCGGAAGTCTACACCAATACGCCGATGGTCAAGAAGGCCCGCGAAGGTGTCATGGAATTCCTGCTGATCAACCATCCGCTGGACTGCCCGATCTGCGACCAGGGCGGCGAATGCGACCTGCAGGATCAGGCCATGGCCTTCGGGATCGATAGCTCGCGCTACACCGAGAACAAGCGCGCCGTCGAAGACAAGTATATCGGCCCGCTGGTCAAGACCGTGATGAACCGCTGCATTCACTGCACGCGCTGCGTCCGCTTCACCACCGAAGTTGCGGGTATCGCCGAGCTCGGCCTGATTGGTCGTGGCGAGGACGCCGAGATCACCACCTATCTCGAGCAGGCCATGACCTCGGAGCTTCAGGGCAATGTCGTGGATCTTTGCCCGGTCGGCGCCCTGACTTCCAAGCCCTTTGCCTTCACGGCCCGTCCTTGGGAGTTGAACAAGACCGAGTCCATCGACGTCATGGATGCGCTTGGTTCTGCAATCCGCGTCGACACGCGTGGCCGCGAAGTGATGCGCATCATGCCGCGCATCAATGAACAGGTGAACGAGGAGTGGATATCCGACAAGACCCGCTTCATCTGGGATGGTTTGAAGACTCAGCGTCTGGATCGCCCCTACGTGAAGAAGGATGGTCGTCTGCAGGCTGCAACCTGGGCAGAAGCCTTCGCTGCCGTGAAGTCTGCCGTGTCGGCGACGACCGCCGACAAGATCGGGGCAGTGGCCGGTGATCTGGCTTCTGTCGAAGAAATGTATGCCCTGAAGTCGCTGATGGCGTCCCTCGGTTCGGTCAACATCGACTGTCGCCAGGACGGAACCGCACTTGATCCGTCGCGCGGCCGGTCAAGCTATCTTTTCAACACCGGTATCGAGGGTATCGAAGCCGCTGACGCAATCCTGATCGTCGGTGCAAATCCGCGTTATGAGGCCGCTGTTCTCAATGCACGCATCCGCAAGCGGTGGCGCCGCGGTGGTCTGGCAATCGGTGTAATCGGCGAGGGTGGTGATCTGCGCTACCCTTACGAATACCTTGGTGCTGGCACTGAAACCCTGGCGGATCTTGTTGCGGGCAAGCACGCATTTGCCGAAGCGCTCAAAGCCGCCAAGGCTCCGATGATCATCATCGGGCAGGGTGCATTAATGGGCGACGCCGGCAATGCCGTGCTGGCGAATGCAGCTTCACTGGCAGTCTCCGTCGGTGCCGTCACCGATGAGTGGAACGGCTTTGCCGTTCTCCACACTGCAGCAGCCCGAGTGGGCGGTCTTGATCTCGGCTTTGTGCCGGGCGAGGGCGGTGTGAAGGCACGTGATATGCTGTCGGCACTTGATGTTGTCTTCCTGCTCGGTGCAGATGAGCTGGATTTCTCTGGTAAGTCGGCCAAATGCGTCGTCTATATCGGCTCGCATGGCGACCAGGGAGCGCACAACGCCGACATCATTCTGCCTGCAGCGGCCTACACTGAGAAGTCGGGCACCTGGGTCAATACCGAAGGTCGCGTCCAGATGGGCAACCGCGCAGCATTTGCTCCGGGCGATGCCCGCGAAGACTGGGCCGTTCTTCGCGCTCTGTCCGATGTCCTCGGCAAGAAACTTCCCTATGATTCGCTCGCTCAACTGCGTATGAAGCTCTATGCCGATCATCCGCATTTCGCCGAAATCGACGAAGTCGCTGCTGGTTCGAGTGCCGATATTGCTGCACTGGCGAAAAAACCCGGGAAGATGGGCAAGTCTGTGTTTGCGTCGCCGATCAAAGACTTCTATTTGACGAACCCGATTGCACGCGCGTCGGCCGTCATGGCCGAATGCTCGGCATTGGCCCGCAATAATTTCCAGGCTGCGGCAGAGTAA
- the nuoH gene encoding NADH-quinone oxidoreductase subunit NuoH, protein MDSFVSTYVWPAAIIIGQSLLLMVALLIFIAYILLADRKIWAAVQLRRGPNVVGPWGLFQSFADLLKFVFKEPIIPAGANKGVFLLAPLVAVTLALATWAVIPVDNGWVIANINVGILYIFAISSLEVYGIIMGGWASNSKYPFLGALRSAAQMVSYEVSIGFVIVTVLLCVGSLNLTDIVMAQSDGLGTMMGLPASFLDWHWLALFPMFIIFFISALAETNRPPFDLPEAESELVAGFMVEYGSTPYMMFMLGEYAAIVLMCALTTILFLGGWLPPVDVWFLNWIPGIFWFVLKTTLVFFMFAMVKAFVPRYRYDQLMRLGWKVFLPISLAMVIITAFVLKLMGWA, encoded by the coding sequence ATGGACAGTTTCGTTTCCACATATGTGTGGCCTGCGGCCATCATCATCGGCCAGTCATTGCTGCTGATGGTCGCCCTGCTGATCTTCATTGCCTATATTCTCTTGGCCGACCGCAAGATCTGGGCTGCAGTCCAGCTGCGCCGTGGGCCGAACGTTGTTGGTCCCTGGGGGCTGTTCCAGTCCTTTGCCGACCTTCTGAAGTTCGTGTTCAAAGAGCCGATCATTCCAGCCGGGGCAAACAAGGGTGTGTTTCTGCTGGCGCCGCTCGTGGCGGTCACGCTTGCACTGGCCACATGGGCGGTGATCCCGGTCGACAACGGCTGGGTCATCGCCAACATCAATGTCGGTATCCTCTATATCTTCGCCATCTCCTCTCTTGAGGTCTATGGCATCATCATGGGCGGCTGGGCTTCGAACTCGAAGTATCCGTTCCTTGGTGCGCTGCGTTCTGCAGCTCAGATGGTATCCTACGAAGTTTCCATCGGTTTCGTGATCGTCACCGTTCTCCTGTGTGTCGGCTCTTTGAACCTGACGGATATCGTCATGGCGCAGAGTGATGGTCTCGGTACGATGATGGGCCTGCCGGCGTCCTTCCTGGATTGGCATTGGCTTGCACTGTTCCCGATGTTCATCATCTTCTTCATTTCAGCGCTTGCCGAAACGAACCGTCCACCTTTCGACCTGCCGGAAGCCGAATCCGAACTGGTTGCCGGCTTCATGGTTGAATATGGCTCGACTCCCTACATGATGTTCATGTTGGGCGAATATGCGGCCATCGTGCTGATGTGCGCCCTGACCACGATCCTGTTCCTCGGAGGCTGGTTGCCGCCGGTCGACGTGTGGTTCCTGAACTGGATCCCGGGTATCTTCTGGTTCGTCCTGAAGACAACGCTCGTCTTCTTCATGTTCGCCATGGTGAAGGCATTCGTGCCACGCTACCGCTATGACCAGTTGATGCGTCTGGGCTGGAAGGTCTTCCTTCCCATCTCGCTCGCCATGGTCATCATTACCGCATTCGTCCTCAAGCTGATGGGTTGGGCATGA